The following are encoded together in the Ictidomys tridecemlineatus isolate mIctTri1 chromosome X, mIctTri1.hap1, whole genome shotgun sequence genome:
- the LOC120890795 gene encoding uncharacterized protein LOC120890795: MSDTNKQDLVPSGQSEADEEAGMDPGSLGSPLVPVEWLAAVAEVAALLAFQVIVKAFEEECEEKVVWPATAENKNIQLLEEEEEEEEELMAEHYQELEDDDGGEEEEGDDEEDDGGEENEEGAAAAGVYFSEGRILTAETMYKLGYYFHDIVVPKSLSLLADVATAYSYEISDEESEEYGVEEDQEEVDENEELEEGPKKNLD, encoded by the exons ATGTCTGACACCAACAAACAAGACCTGGTCCCAAGTGGCCAGAGTGAAGCTGATGAAGAGGCAGGCATGGACCCTGGGTCCCTAGGCAGTCCCTTGGTGCCTGTGGAATGGTTGGCTGCAGTGGCGGAAGTTGCAGCCCTTTTAGCTTTCCAGGTGATTGTGAAAGCTTTTGAGGAGGAGTGTGAGGAGAAAGTGGTCTGGCCTGCCACCGCAGAGAACAAGAACATACAGCTtctagaagaggaggaggaggaggaggaggagttgatGGCAGAACACTACCAGGAACTGgaggatgatgatggtggtgaggaagaggaaggagatgaTGAGGAAGACGATGGCGGTGAGGAGAACGAAGAGGGTGCAGCAGCTGCTGGTGTCT ATTTTTCTGAGGGTAGAATACTGACTGCTGAAACCATGTATAAGCTGGGATATTATTTCCATGACATTGTGGTCCCTAAGTCTCTATCATTGCTGGCTGATGTAGCAACTGCATATAGCTATGAAATTTCTGATGAAGAGTCTGAAGAATATGGAGTTGAGGAAGACCAAGAGGAAGTGGATGAAAATGAAGAACTCGAAGAAGGACCCAAGAAGAATCTGGACTAA